In Streptomyces sp. NBC_00433, a single genomic region encodes these proteins:
- a CDS encoding NAD(P)H-quinone dehydrogenase — protein sequence MGYVTRIVIIGGGPGGYEAALVAAQLGAEVTVVDCDGLGGASVLTDCVPSKTLIATAEVMTTFDSSYEELGIIVADDTPPLHGAPRVVGVDLGKVNRRVKRLALAQSHDITASVTRAGATVMRGRGRLDGPQTAEGTRTVVVTAADGTERRLTADAVLVATGARPRELPDAMPDGERILNWTQVYDLDELPRELIVVGSGVTGAEFAGAYQALGSTVTLVSSRDRVLPGEDPDAAAVLEDVFRRRGMNVMSRSRAQSVKRVGDGVEATLTDGRVITGTHCLMAVGAIPNTSGMGLVEAGVKLTESGHIWTDKVSRTSASGVYAAGDVTGIFALASVAAMQGRIAMYHFLGDAVAPLNLKTVSSNVFTDPEIATVGYSQADVDSGRIDARLVKLPLLRNPRAKMQGIRDGFVKIFCRPGTGIVVGGVVVAPKASELIHPISIAVDNNLTVEQIANTFTVYPSLSGSIAEVARQLHNRKADSQDQGLS from the coding sequence ATGGGGTACGTGACAAGGATCGTGATCATCGGTGGCGGACCCGGCGGCTACGAGGCGGCGCTGGTGGCAGCGCAGCTCGGGGCGGAGGTGACCGTCGTCGACTGCGACGGGCTGGGCGGTGCGTCGGTGCTGACCGACTGCGTGCCGTCCAAGACGCTCATCGCCACCGCCGAGGTGATGACGACCTTCGACTCGTCGTACGAAGAGCTGGGCATCATCGTCGCCGACGACACCCCGCCGCTGCACGGCGCCCCGCGGGTCGTCGGGGTGGACCTGGGCAAGGTCAACCGCCGGGTCAAGCGCCTCGCGCTGGCCCAGTCGCACGACATCACCGCGTCGGTGACCCGGGCCGGCGCCACCGTGATGCGCGGCCGCGGCCGGCTCGACGGCCCGCAGACCGCCGAGGGCACCCGTACGGTCGTGGTCACCGCCGCAGACGGCACCGAGCGGCGGCTCACCGCCGACGCGGTCCTGGTCGCCACCGGCGCGCGCCCCCGCGAACTGCCCGACGCGATGCCGGACGGCGAGCGCATCCTCAACTGGACCCAGGTCTACGACCTCGACGAGCTGCCGCGCGAGCTGATCGTGGTCGGCTCCGGTGTGACCGGCGCGGAATTCGCCGGCGCCTACCAGGCGCTCGGCTCGACGGTGACCCTGGTCTCGTCCCGCGACCGGGTGCTGCCCGGCGAGGACCCGGACGCCGCCGCGGTCCTTGAGGACGTCTTCCGGCGGCGCGGCATGAACGTGATGTCCCGCTCCCGCGCCCAGTCCGTCAAGCGGGTCGGCGACGGCGTCGAGGCGACGCTCACCGACGGCCGGGTCATCACCGGCACGCACTGCCTGATGGCGGTCGGCGCGATCCCCAACACTTCCGGGATGGGCCTGGTGGAGGCGGGCGTGAAGCTCACCGAGTCCGGCCACATCTGGACCGACAAGGTCTCCCGCACCAGCGCGTCCGGCGTCTACGCGGCCGGCGACGTCACCGGCATCTTCGCGCTCGCCTCGGTCGCCGCCATGCAGGGCCGTATCGCGATGTACCACTTCCTGGGCGACGCGGTGGCCCCGCTGAACCTCAAGACGGTGTCCTCCAACGTCTTCACCGACCCGGAGATCGCCACCGTCGGCTACTCCCAGGCCGACGTCGACAGCGGCCGGATCGACGCCCGGCTGGTGAAGCTGCCGCTGCTGCGCAATCCGCGGGCCAAGATGCAGGGCATCAGGGACGGCTTCGTCAAGATCTTCTGCCGGCCGGGCACCGGCATCGTGGTCGGCGGTGTGGTCGTCGCGCCCAAGGCGAGCGAGCTGATCCACCCCATCTCGATCGCGGTCGACAACAACCTGACGGTCGAGCAGATCGCCAACACCTTCACCGTCTACCCGTCGCTGTCCGGCTCGATCGCCGAGGTCGCGCGGCAGCTGCACAACCGCAAGGCCGACAGCCAGGACCAAGGCCTGTCGTAG
- a CDS encoding gamma-glutamylcyclotransferase produces MSLYAAYAGNLDARLMTRRAPHSPLRGTGWLNGWRLTFGGEQMGWEGALATLVEDPVSQVFVGLYDIAPVDEESMDRWEGVPLQIYRRTTVRVHTLDGDLAAWLYVLNDYEGGLPSARYLGEIADAAESAGAPHDYVMGLRKRPC; encoded by the coding sequence ATGTCGCTCTACGCCGCTTACGCAGGCAACCTCGACGCGCGGCTGATGACCCGCCGCGCCCCGCACTCCCCGCTGCGCGGCACCGGCTGGCTGAACGGCTGGCGGCTGACCTTCGGCGGCGAGCAGATGGGCTGGGAGGGCGCGCTCGCGACCCTGGTCGAGGACCCGGTCAGCCAGGTCTTCGTGGGTCTGTACGACATCGCGCCGGTCGACGAGGAGTCGATGGACCGCTGGGAGGGCGTGCCGCTGCAGATCTACCGGCGTACGACCGTACGGGTGCACACCCTGGACGGCGACCTGGCGGCGTGGCTCTACGTGCTCAACGACTACGAGGGCGGGCTGCCCTCGGCCCGCTACCTCGGCGAGATCGCGGACGCCGCCGAGTCGGCCGGGGCGCCCCACGACTATGTGATGGGGCTGCGCAAGCGCCCCTGCTGA
- a CDS encoding purine-nucleoside phosphorylase — protein MNASVNPDPYAAADAAAASLRALTGAQTHDVALVMGSGWVPAADQLGTADAELPITELPGFPAPSVAGHAGRVRSVRVGGVRALVFLGRTHLYEGRGVASVAHAVRTSVAAGCKTVILTNGCGGLRPGYRPGQPVLISDHINMTATSPIAGANFVDLTDLYSPRLRALCREIDPSLEEGVYVQLPGPHYETPAEIGMVRAIGGDLVGMSTTLEAIAAREAGAEVLGISLVTNLAAGMTGEPLNHEEVLAAGHESATRMGTLLAGLLARL, from the coding sequence GTGAACGCTTCTGTGAATCCCGACCCCTATGCCGCGGCCGACGCCGCCGCCGCCAGTCTGCGCGCGCTCACCGGCGCGCAGACGCACGACGTCGCCCTGGTCATGGGCTCGGGCTGGGTGCCCGCCGCCGACCAGCTCGGCACCGCGGACGCCGAGCTGCCGATCACCGAGCTGCCCGGTTTCCCGGCCCCCTCGGTGGCCGGCCACGCGGGCCGGGTCCGCTCGGTACGCGTCGGAGGCGTCCGTGCCCTGGTCTTCCTCGGCCGCACCCACCTCTACGAGGGACGGGGCGTCGCGAGCGTCGCGCACGCGGTGCGCACGTCGGTGGCCGCCGGCTGCAAGACGGTGATCCTCACCAACGGCTGCGGCGGCCTGCGCCCCGGCTACCGCCCCGGCCAGCCGGTGCTCATCAGCGACCACATCAACATGACGGCGACCTCGCCGATCGCCGGCGCGAACTTCGTCGACCTCACCGACCTCTACTCCCCCCGGCTGCGCGCCCTGTGCCGCGAGATCGACCCCAGCCTCGAAGAGGGCGTCTACGTCCAGCTCCCCGGCCCGCACTACGAGACGCCGGCGGAGATCGGGATGGTCCGCGCGATAGGCGGCGACCTGGTCGGCATGTCCACCACGCTGGAGGCGATCGCCGCGCGCGAGGCGGGTGCGGAGGTGCTGGGCATCTCCCTGGTCACCAACCTTGCCGCCGGGATGACCGGGGAGCCGCTCAACCACGAGGAGGTTCTGGCGGCCGGTCACGAGTCCGCGACGCGCATGGGCACGCTTCTGGCCGGCTTGCTGGCCCGCCTGTGA
- a CDS encoding phospho-sugar mutase: MEATVEDLLAEAQAWAAEDPDPQTRAELEDLLVRKEVEELRDRFGGTLEFGTAGLRGALGAGPNRMNRAVVIRAAAGLAAHLRGNGGTAAVIGYDARHKSYDFARDTAAVMTGAGLRAYLLPRPLPTPVLAYAIRHLGADAGVMVTASHNPPQDNGYKVYLGDGSQIVPPADAEIAAEIAAVGPLATVTLAADGWEVLGEDVVEAYLGRAVGVLAEGGARELSTVYTPMHGVGLETLTAAFARAGFPAPVAVAEQAAPDPDFPTVAFPNPEEPGAMDLAFKAARDANPDLVIANDPDADRCAVAVPDPAADAGWRMLRGDELGALLAAHLVRRGAAEPGRDVFAASIVSSSLLSRIAAAAGLGYEDTLTGFKWIARVPGLRYGYEEALGYCVDPAGVRDKDGVTAALLIAEMAAELRSEGRTLGDVLDELAVEHGLHATDQLSARVADLSLISDAMARLRAHPPAALAGLDVVSAEDLQQGAGGLPPTDGLRYRLAGDAVTSARVVVRPSGTEPKIKCYLEVVVPVGTDVPAARARAASLLAALKPDLAAAAGL, from the coding sequence ATGGAGGCAACCGTGGAAGACCTGCTCGCTGAGGCTCAGGCGTGGGCAGCCGAGGACCCGGATCCGCAGACTCGGGCGGAGCTCGAGGACCTGCTGGTCCGGAAGGAAGTCGAGGAGTTGCGCGACAGGTTCGGCGGCACGCTGGAATTCGGCACCGCGGGCCTCCGCGGAGCGCTGGGCGCGGGCCCGAACCGGATGAACCGGGCCGTCGTGATCCGCGCGGCCGCGGGCCTGGCGGCCCACCTGCGCGGCAACGGCGGCACCGCCGCGGTCATCGGCTACGACGCCCGCCACAAGTCGTACGACTTCGCCCGCGACACCGCCGCGGTGATGACGGGCGCGGGCCTGCGCGCGTATCTGCTCCCCCGGCCGCTGCCCACCCCGGTGCTGGCGTACGCGATCCGCCATCTCGGCGCCGACGCGGGCGTGATGGTGACCGCGAGCCACAACCCGCCGCAGGACAACGGCTACAAGGTCTACCTGGGCGACGGCTCCCAGATCGTGCCGCCGGCGGACGCGGAGATCGCCGCCGAGATCGCGGCGGTCGGCCCGCTCGCGACCGTAACCCTGGCCGCGGACGGCTGGGAAGTGCTCGGCGAGGACGTGGTCGAGGCATATCTCGGGCGCGCGGTCGGAGTCCTCGCGGAGGGCGGCGCGCGCGAACTGTCCACCGTCTACACGCCGATGCACGGCGTCGGCCTGGAAACCCTGACCGCGGCCTTCGCACGGGCGGGCTTCCCCGCGCCGGTGGCCGTCGCGGAACAGGCCGCGCCCGACCCGGACTTCCCCACCGTCGCCTTCCCCAACCCGGAGGAGCCGGGGGCGATGGACCTGGCCTTCAAGGCCGCGCGGGACGCGAACCCCGATCTGGTCATCGCCAACGACCCGGACGCCGACCGGTGCGCGGTGGCTGTGCCCGACCCCGCCGCGGACGCGGGCTGGCGGATGCTGCGGGGCGACGAGTTGGGCGCGCTGCTGGCCGCGCACCTGGTGCGGCGGGGCGCCGCCGAGCCCGGCAGGGACGTCTTCGCGGCGAGCATCGTGTCGTCGTCGCTGCTGTCGAGGATCGCGGCCGCCGCCGGCCTCGGCTACGAGGACACGCTGACCGGCTTCAAGTGGATCGCCCGTGTCCCGGGCCTGCGGTACGGCTACGAGGAGGCGCTCGGCTACTGCGTCGACCCGGCCGGGGTCAGGGACAAGGACGGCGTCACGGCGGCGCTGCTGATCGCGGAGATGGCAGCCGAACTGCGGTCGGAGGGCCGTACGTTGGGCGATGTGCTGGACGAACTGGCCGTGGAGCACGGCCTGCACGCCACCGACCAGCTCTCGGCGCGGGTCGCCGACCTCTCCCTGATCAGCGACGCGATGGCGCGGCTGCGCGCCCACCCGCCGGCCGCGCTCGCGGGCCTGGACGTGGTGTCGGCCGAGGACCTCCAGCAGGGCGCGGGCGGCCTGCCCCCCACGGACGGCCTGCGCTACCGCCTCGCCGGGGACGCGGTGACCTCGGCCCGTGTCGTGGTCAGGCCGAGCGGCACGGAGCCGAAGATCAAGTGCTACCTGGAGGTCGTCGTCCCCGTGGGCACGGACGTGCCCGCCGCCCGCGCGCGGGCGGCGTCGCTGCTGGCCGCCCTCAAGCCCGACCTGGCCGCGGCGGCGGGCCTGTAG